From the genome of Eublepharis macularius isolate TG4126 chromosome 4, MPM_Emac_v1.0, whole genome shotgun sequence:
TGGGTAATCTGGGGACAGCATTTGTGTGCATGGCTGGTGTAATTGGTGAAGAAAATTCCAGGAAGGCAGTCGTTGTGCTGTTGATATGCAGTTGCAACTGGCAAACTTATTTCATGGGATCAGTTTTTCTATTATTCTACACCAGTtcggtgtagcggttaagagctgcaggactctaatctggagaactgggtttgattccccactcctctgcttgaagccagctgggtgactttgtgtcAGTTatagctcttccagaactctcttatccccatccacctcacagggtgatcattgtggggataataataacatactttgtaaaccactctgtgggcattaacagcacaatcctaagaagacttccctgggagtaagtcctattgaacaGACCTGAGtcggattctgagtagacctgcttaggaagGTACAatttgttgtcctgaagggtggtatataaattgaatattatattattgttgttgttgttgatggtgATGACAACTAAATTTAAGATTAAGTCAATTCAATAAAGGAACCAATCAACAAGCCACATCACAGCAAGCTACAGGTATCATACACCATGGAAAGGAATAGAAAAATGAATCTGAGAAGGGAGAGATAAGAGAGTATGACTCCATGAGGGTGCACCTCATGCCAAACCTCACTTTGGTGACTGGCTCtgtgatgtctgaactgagccagtaTGAGAGGTTTGGGCCACACTGGACTACTACAGGAAGGATGATAGATAAGTGGCTTGGTGCAACATGAGGTACTGGAGCAGTGAGGTACTGGAGCAGAGAAGGAAAGAGCTGAGCTCAGCAGCTAGAGCTTCCTCCTGTTTCCCAACTGGAGATGGAATCTGGGCCTCCAGGTCCCTCAGGCCTCAGATGTGGAGGGGTTATGCTCactcaggtcccccctcccatcagggtgCTCCCCACTTGTCCCTTCTGGCCATCTCTCTGTGCTGGCTCTAAGAAAGGAGCAGCCCCAACTACCTCCTCTTTGGCCTGAGGCTGAAAGGGTTAATAACCACTCATAGCCTTTACATGTTCCAGCCCCTACTGCTTGGACCAATCAACCTTTGGGGGCTTCCTCCATCTCCACCAGTGAGCCCACTTGCCCCCTCCTGGCCTATCAGTTCCCTGGCTGGCTCTCTGCTCCATGGCTGGTTTTGGCCCTCATTGTCTCCCATCTGTGCattcctgctggccagctgagctGCAAGGACACAGCCCTGCCTTCCAGCCAAACCCCTGCAGTCCACCTGTGCCCCAGGAACAGTGCTGGCCTCCAGCTCTGAGATGGTCTGTTGGACTCTCTGAGCAGACAATTGCAGGGGCCTCACTGCAGGGGCATCGACTGGGACAGGACAGGGCACCCTGCCTGTTCCTGGACATCTAGTCAAGAACTTGAGCTACAAATAAGGTTGAAATCTTGCTATGAATTTCCTAGATACATTGAGGCAAACCAATCTCAGCCTCGCTTGCTGCAATAGGAGGACAAAAACAACTTAAGTTAATGGGTTATAGTAAGAATTACAAGAAGATAACCTGAGAAGAACTTAGAGCACTTAAATGTACTATATTAATGCTATATATTTTATACAGATTTTGTACAGGATTCTTATATAATGCCTGTCTTGAGTGGCCTACTTAGAGTGAAATttacttccaggcccaattcaagatgcttaTTTTGAGCTTTAAATTCCTAAATACACTAAGCTCTGATTCTTTCAGTGAACATTCCTGCCTCCATATATATGAAAGCTAggttactttaaaaaatgaacagctCTGGTACAGGTCTTGTATGGTTACCTTCTAATCTTTCTACAGTCAAGCCAACACTTTCTCCTCCAAATATGCCTTCTAATAGTTCTTGTTCAGTTTTAATGTtgttcattgtatttattttaaaacatacacaccTTTATAAATGTGAGTGAAATGcagtatattatatataaatataaattttaaaaattatattgttTTAACCACCATCTATTTAACAATATTATTTTGCATGTTTCTTTTCAAGCCACCCTAAGAAGAATTGACTTTACTGGAAATAGAATAGAAGAAATTGaagatggggcttttgcaaagctaACATTATTAGAAGAACTTTCACTTGCTGAAAATAGGCTTCTCAAGCTTCCAATTTTGCCTCCAAAGCTAACTACATTTAATGCAAACCAAAACAGAATTAAAAGCAGAGGAATTAAAGCAAATGCTTTCAAGGTAACAGAAGTATGGTTAATTTTCCGAGATAGCAATTTTCCCCTCAGTACTAAACAATATTAATTGGTGTATGTTTTATCTTGCAGTCCTTACATTGTTTTCTACCTAAATCATTCCACTTTTTGGCACTGTTAATGTAATATGTCCGATACTTAAactttttttcagatttctgtactCCTAGTCCTATTACTTCGTTTATCATCTTATTTTAGTTATTGATTGCAATGACtaacattgtgtaatctgccttgaatctcaatgagaaaggtgagaaagatggacaataaataatgtaaataaataataaatacacttATTTTCATAACACGGACTACATTTACTTTGTCATTCCGCAGACTACAGCTCACAAGATTCAAAAGATAACTGAATGTGATTAACAAAAGTATTATTTTTGCTCATAGACTGCAACTTCTATACAAAATGTAGATCTCTTGGTTAAATTACTTATAAAATGATCCATAAATAGACTCCATAATTTTCTTCCCTCTGtctctcatttttttcttttacagaagcTGACCAATTTATCATATCTCTACCTAGCACAAAACGCACTGGAATCTGTCCCCCTTAACTTGCCAGAGAGCCTGCGTATTCTGCATCTTCAGGTCTCAGAATTCTTTTCTTTCGTTGCTGTTGCACAACAAAAACCAATACCGTTATAAACTGTGGTTTTAAAAACATCCCCCATCTTTCTAACATTTTGCTTATTATTCACTAACTTGCTATTATACAAGAACCTGCACATGAAAAGCAACAGGGTGCATAGTGACCATAATAACAGCATGTTTCTATGGGTACAAGGATTTCCACCTATGTAATATGATTTAGACTATGGTAAGCCCCAAATTTTCCCCCAGTCCTGTTCCTAGCAGTCCACTCTTCCCCAAGAATAGGCTTCCAGGGGGTATTTCAGGCTGCCACATTAGAGAGGAGGCAGGAAATTTATGCATTCTGTGGGCATAAATCCTTGGGCCGATGGAAATGACTAGTCTAGACCCAGACTCATGAAAATGCCCTATTGGCAGCATTACACGACTACACTCTGTTGTTAAACTGATACGAAGTACCTATGAAGAACATTTTACTTCACTGTAGCAAAGGACAGGATCCCAAAGTCCTAGGTAAGTGCACTCATAACCTTCCATTCACCAGAGGCTTTCTGCAGATGGAAAGGAGTGAGCAGTTTGTGCTGCAGCAGGAGGAAAGCAAGGAAGTCACATTCCACAGACAGTCAACCCAGAGATCCAAGTCACAACAACAAACCAGATGTGCTTTTGACTTTAGAATCACAGCCAGTGTATGTGTTTGGCTTGCTAAAGGGAACATTGAGCAAACCACTCAACAAGAAACATTACTCACTCTTGAACTACCGACACTATTAAAGGCCATGTTTTGGTAAAAACTCCCACCTGTAGTCTGTAACAATTTGCAACTGTACAAGAAAGAAACTTACTAATCTGTATGTAAATCACCTAATTCTTAATGTAGGATACTACACTGGAACAATCTAGTATGGCAAGAGCTACTGCAGAACCCTACATTTGCAAAAAGAGCATGGAAACAAATCATATCCTATATTGCTCATAGTATAAGTTTGCAtagtttttttacaaaaatagtaATTTATGTTAATCAAAACGTAACTTTGGATGTTCGAAATTATTAAATTCACTCTTTTGGTTTACAGTATAACAACATAACCAGCATCTCAGACGACACTTTCTGCAAAAACAACAATACCCGTTATGTTCGTAATCGCATGGATGAGATACGAATGGAAGGGAACCCAGTCATCTTGGGAAAGTACCCCAACGCTTTTATCTGCTTGAAAACGCTGCCTATAGGTTCATGGTTTTAAATTGCTAATGAAACTGAAAGTGGTTAAAAGAACATAAAGATAGCCATTATATCATTGTTTTAATGTCTTTCCATGTTAATAACTTCCCACACGTATTCATGAAGTTTAGCAGTTATAATGTATTTAGTTCTACCATAAGTAACTGGGCGAAGTTACACCTTTTGATTTATTAAGCCTGAAccttttttatttctaaaatatagAAAACATAAACCAGTAAAAATATTCTTTGTACATTGGAGCTAACCCTTTTCATGTGAAAAAAATCAACaagaattcttttaaaattaatattgcAGATCTGTTGTATTAAAACTACCAGTGCAACTTGCATGATATAGAAAGCAAATAGTGCTAATATAGGAAAATATAAAGAGCTGAACTTGCTGGACCAAAGcaagcctctgttattttcttGCCAAGGCAAAGAATCTGTACTCTGTATACTATTGTGTAATAGTCCACAAGCGGTAGCATGGGACACCAGGAAGGCAATGTGCATACATGGGCACGCATCTTCTTCTGTGTAATTAGAAACAGACCTGTAAATCAGCATatcgccccccgcccccgccccaaatTGTTGGTTGTAATATCACTGAGATTGttgaaaaggaggaagaagattgTGAGCCCATAACTATTGAAGGTTCAGGTATCTCAGGCTAAACATGGAGCAGCAGCGGGAAAGGGGAGCAGGGATAAGAACTAGGAGAACACAGAAATAACATAGACTATATAGGAGTTAATGTGAAAGGTGCAGGATGaggagggaagcagcagcagacgATTATGAACTAGAAAGGTATATCTGATTAATTTTCTAGTGGTAGATGCATGGGGACAGAAGATCCAACATTTAAAAGAGAACAATCTCACAATATTTGAGAGTGATCCTGATCCTACTAAAAGTTGAAAGCTATTTATTGAAATCAGAATCACTGAGAAACTATATGGCATTATTTAGATTCATCTTTCTGTTTAATACCAATCAAATTATTTAGATTCATCTTTCTGTTTAATACGAATCAAATTAACTACTGAAATAAAACTAATCAGCCGATTATAGACACACACAAAATGCTCAGCTTCAAAGGCATCCTTTTTTGTTATAAGGATATGAGAAAggcaataaatacaaaatatttatcTTAGAAATGTATTACAAAACAACTGGATTATGCTATACTACAACAGGGACATTTCAAGAAGTTCCTCAAATCCATTTAGAATGGACAGATCTCCTTGAAGGGAGAGCTAGCCATTTAAGAAACACTGAGTACATTCCTTAGAATTTTACATAGCATTTATACTAGCTGCAATCTTATGCACTTACTTGAAAATCATGCTGTCTATAAAGCAATATTTGTGAAACTTTTATTGCATATATGATATACCATTCCTTTTCTCAAAAAACCACTGTTTTGATCTCGGTTATGACCAGACTGAATTGAACCACTTTCAGATGGGCTGTTCATCTGGTCTCTTGAGGAATTACTCAACAAATCAAGTTCAAGCCTTCTTCAGAAGCACCTTATTGGTCAATAAATACTGATCTGCACTCTCTCCCTTTCTATACTTTGATTAAGCATTGGAGACTATTTTACAAGCTATCACATTATGATGTAACTATGTTATTTTAACAACATTATGTATTAGACCTCAGTTACATGATAATTTTATACAATGTGAAACCTTAAAATATTACTGTCTGATTTTCATTTGCTAGCTTTTTTATTGTCTAGAACTCTAAATGGCTGATAAAACAagttgttgggggcggggggaggaatggTCAGACTTTCCTATCTCCTTTGTAAGTGTCTCGTCTTATGTGGCTGGCCATGACGACAGTCTGGTTTCACATGATTCCCCATTTTATCAACTCTATCATGATACAAGAGCTAAAAATATACacctaaaaacaacaattaaaacatgggCATGAAGGAGGGATCACAGAAGGAAtaccaaacaaaatgaaaaagtcGTCAACCACtgacagaagatggcaacagaatggGACAGATAAGTCTCCCTGTGGGGAtagagttccagagtttgggtgcaacagctgagaaggccctcttctGCCACCCGCCTGCTCCCAGAAGGCAGGGGAcactcaaagcagggcctctgaagatgactgcagtggtcaggcaagttcataagggagtagatgATACTtcgggtatgttggtcccaaaccataaaAGGCTTTAAATGTCACCAccaacatcttgaattgtgccAGAAAAACTGGGAGCCAAAACTGGAGAGATATGGTACCTACAATCCACTCCAGTCAATGCTGaaacattctgcaccaactgaagtttctgaaaacTTCTCAAGGTTAGACTAAATAAACTAAAAGTATCCCAAACTGGACAAAACAGGATCCTGGCACCATCTGACACTGTCACTTCTAATAACAGTCCAAGTTGGAACAATAGTGagaaattttatctgcaaagtactTAGCAAAATAGCCACAGTGGAACTCGGAGCAATCCACCTCCTCCTGCAGACCAGATCTCAACAGGCCTCTGACCACCCAGAAGAGCTCCGCGGGCCTACACTGTGCAGACAAAATGGTAGCAGAAAGTGTTTCTTTGCCATCACCACCACAGAGTAAGCTTTATAATGAGCTCCCACCCATGTCTTATCAGAGTCATTCTGAATAGTCCTTCACTGTCATTGTAGCTTTCTCCTTTATCTTTTCttcagccacagcccctcattAAAACCTGGGCTTTAACACTTAGGAGAAGGAGCCTAAGAGCAGTCGTACCACTCCAGGTCATTTCTTCATTCCAATGGTTAACGAGAGTGTTGACAGGAACACCAACTACATCAACAGGAAAATCTCTTACAGCCATCAAAAAGTCATTCGGAGGCAGATCATTCCCCACGCCAGCAGATTCTTGGTATTCTTGTACGTTTGAACCCAAGCAAATAGTGATCGGTCCGTGACAAAGGAACCATCATCAATTCCTCCACCCTTAGATCACATTCCTCCTGCCCAGAACAAAATACCAGATCAAGAGTGCAACTTGCACAATGTGTAGAACCAGCCGTTACCTGAGACAGGCCCATGGTTGACATAGTGGCTTTGAAATCAAGAGCCACTCTTGACAAGGCAACTTCAGCATGAATGCTGAAGTTCTCAAGAACCAACTAGCCTCGGAGTCCTCAGCATCACTTCCAAGACCACCTCTGTCAGCTCAgggaggaaaatagaaaagagtccagtagcacctttaaggctaaccaactttactgtagcataagctttcgagaatcacagttctcttggtcagatgcatctgacaagaactgtgattctcaaaagcttatgctacagtagagttggttcatcttaaaggtgctactggactcttttctgttttgctactacagactaacacggctaactcctctggagctcaGGGAGGAAGACTGTTGGGCAGCAGGATGGGCAGTACAACATAATCCCAATCTTATATCTCAGTCCCAACTTTAGGCATACAGTCTCAAAACTGGTAGTATCCTGGATGGGCCTGCATGCTAAGGAGACAGAGTCCTTACAGACTACAGCGACATCACctccctgcccaccaggcctattCTTTATCACTGAGTATCCTAGGGGATTCCCTGAtgtggatagctcaggcaagcctgatcttatcacatctcaga
Proteins encoded in this window:
- the OGN gene encoding mimecan, with product MKTLQQFALFLYFFMPMVKLAPPNKQSISFYDYGLATPEDTVFNQEYEDTIFKEDEDKPQDAVKNKENNGTIIFHENELQIQRDEEVPKASPTKDTDLPTCLQCACLSGSVYCEETDIESVPVLPKETGYLYARFNKIKKVKTSDFAEIPTLRRIDFTGNRIEEIEDGAFAKLTLLEELSLAENRLLKLPILPPKLTTFNANQNRIKSRGIKANAFKKLTNLSYLYLAQNALESVPLNLPESLRILHLQYNNITSISDDTFCKNNNTRYVRNRMDEIRMEGNPVILGKYPNAFICLKTLPIGSWF